Within Roseisolibacter agri, the genomic segment GGGTGGGGGCCCTGCTGCGTGGCGCCGGCGGCTGACCCGAGGCGGGCGGGGGCGGCGTCCGACCTCGTGCGCCGGGCGCGCGGCTGGTGGGTGCGCCGCTGGCGCGTCTGGGTCGCGTCGCTCGCCGTCGTCGCGACGCTCACCGCCGTCGGCGCGGCCGCGCTGCAGCAGTGGATCGCGTGGCGCACGGAGGACGCGCTCGTGCAGCGCGCGCTCGTGCGTTCCGCCGCATACTCCGCGCGCATCTTCGACGACGGAATCCAGCGGCAGCTCGGCGACCTCCCGCTGCACGCGCTGTCGCCGGTGCTCGGCGCCCCCGCGTGGGGGACGTCGGCCGAGCCGCTGCCGCTGGCCGCGCTCGAGCGCCACCTGCGCACGACGCCGATGTGGCAGACGTTGCAGCGGGACTCGGTGCTCGCGATCGGCGTGGTCGACTACCGCGCGGGACAGGGGCGCCGGATCTCCGTGCGCCGCGTCGGCCGCGTGGCGGATTCCGTCGACGCGGCCGCGGCGATCGCGCAGGTGATGACGGGCAGTGAGCAGTGGCGGGGCCTCAACACGACCGGCATGTCCTTCCGAGGACCGGGCGCGCGGCTCTACAACGTGCTGTGGGCGTGGCAGAAGGACGCGCGGGACCGGCCGGTCGCGCTCGTCCTGCTCGTGACCGACGCGCACCTGCGGCTCCGCACCGCGACGTCGGTCGTGTTCCGCTACGTGCCGCTGCTGCCGCCGCTGGACGAGGCGGACACGTCACCCGAGCGGGCGCGCGCGAGCTGGAGCGAGCCGAACGGCCGGGACGACACGCGGACGTTCAACCACCGCTACATCGCCGTGCGGCTGCGCGAGTACGCAGGGCAGCGGCGCGTCTTCTTCGCGTCGCCCAACTGGAACGATGCATGGGTCGCCAGCTCCCCGCTGCGCGGCGAGCATCCGTCGCTGTTCGGCGCGCTGATGGTGGAGGCGGTCGTGAACCCCGAGCTCCGCGCCTACTTCCCCGAGTCGCGGGCGTCGCGGTCGGCGCAGACGATGCTCGGCGGCATCCTGGCGCTGGCGGCGATCCTCGCGCTCGCGTCCGTGGCGAGCCTGCGGCGCCGTCAGGAGCTGGCGCAGGCGCGCGAGCTGTTCGTGTCGTCCATCTCGCACGAGCTGCGCACGCCCCTGACGCAGATCCGGCTCTTCACCGAGTCGCTGCTGAACGACCGCGCGCGATCGCCCGAGCAGGCCGGCCGCTGGCTGCGCGTGATCGACCGCGAGGCGCGCCGCCTGGGCGACCTGGTGGACAACGCGCTGCTGCACGCGCGTGGGCTGCGCCACGACGTGCACCTCGCGCGCGTGCCGGTCGCGCTGGAGGATCCGCTGGCCGCGATGGTGGAGGCGACGCGCCCGTTCGCGACGTCGCGCGACGCGCGCGTGGCGGTGGACGTCCCGCCCGGCGTGCGCGTGCTGGGCGACGAGCGCGCGCTGCGGCACGTGCTGCAGAACCTCGTGGACAACGCGCTCAAGTACGGCCCGGCGGGGCAGACGGTCCGCGTGACGGCGGCCTTCGACGCGCCCGGCACGGTGGACGTCGCGGTGGACGACGAGGGGCCCGGCGTGGCGATCGCCGACCGGCGCCGCATCTGGGAGCCGTTCGTCCGCCTGGCGCACGACGATGGCGCGACCGGCACGGGGCTCGGCCTGAGCGTGGTGCACACGCTCGTGTGCGCGGGACGCGGGCGCGTGCGCGTGGAGGACGCGCCGGGCGGCGGCGCGCGCTTCGTGGTGCGGCTGCCGCTCGCCTGACGCGCGCGAGCGGGCGGCGCGCGCTCAGCGGCGGCGTAGGCGGTAGAGGCGGATCGTCTGCCGCGTGCCGTAGCCCTCGACGTCGCGGGTCACCGGCTGGCCGACGTCCAGCCCCAGCGCGCGCGCCTGCTCCACGAACTCGGGCGCGGCCAGGCGCCCCGGATCGGTGACATAGGCGACGCCGCCGCGGCGCAGCGTGTGCGCGAGCGCGCGCGCGACGAGCGCGGCGTACGGCTTCTCGTACAGCACGTCCGACGCGACGACGCGGTCGTAGTGGCCCAGGTCCGCCGGCAGCGCGCGCCAGTCCACGAGGCGCGTCTCGCAGTCCACGCCCGCGGCGCGCCGCACGTTCGCGCGCGTGAAGTCGAGCGCCTCGGCGTAGTAGTCGCTCGCGGTGACCTCGTAGCCGGCGCGCGCCGCCGCCGCGGCCACCAGGCCGCTGCCGCAGCCCAGCTCCAGGAGCCGCTTCCCTTCGCCGCCCTCCTGCAGCAGGTGCGCGGCGAGCACGCGCGCCGACGGCCAGACGTCGGCCCAGTAGGGCAGCCGCTCGTCGTGCGCGAACGCGTCCTCGTCGATGAGCGCCTCGGCGCTGCGCGGACGGCGGATGTCGAACGACTCGCGTGCGCCCTCGTCGTGCAGGCGGATCGTCTCGGTGACCGTGTCGAAGCGCGCGTCGAGCGCGGCGTCCAGTGCGTCCAGCGTCGCGTCGCTCATGCGCGCACCTCGGTGAACGTCGCGGCGTCGAGCGCGGCCGCGTCGAGCGCGCCCTCGCCCAGCAGCAGCGCGCGCGCGGGCGCACCCGCGGCGAGGGCCGTCACGCCTTCGGGCACGACGAGCAGCGCATCCGCGCGCGCGGCGGAGGTGAGCAACCCGGAGCCCTGCGGGCCGGTGAGGCGCGCGGCGAGCTCGCCCGACTCCTCGGCGTCGAGCGTGACGCGCAGGAAGTGCGTGAGCGGCGCCGGCGCATCCACCGGCTCGCGCAGCGTGACGCGCACGGCGCGGCGGAACGGCCGCGCGTCGCCGGAGAGGCGGCGCAGCAGCGGGCGCGCGAACAGCTCGAAGGTCACGACGGTGGAGACGGGGTTGCCGGGCAAGCCGAGCCAGGGCACGTCGGCGTGCGAGGCACGCGGCAGCGTGCCCGCCCCGACCGGGCCGCCGGGGCGCATGCGCACACGCCAGAAGCGCAGCCGGCCGCCGAGCGCGGCGACCGCGTCGCGCACGTGATCGCGGTCGCCGACGCTGATGCCGCCCGTCGTCAGCAGCACGTCGGAGTCGGCGTCGAGCGCCGCCTGCAGCCGCTCGCGCAGCGCGTCGGGCCGGTCGGGCGCGACGCCCATGTCGAGCGGCTCGCCGCCCGCCTCGCGCACCAGCGCCGCCAGCGCGACGGTGTTGGAGGCGATGATGCCGCGCCCCGCGCGCACCGCGTCCACGTCGCCGAGCGGCACCAGCTCGTCGCCCGATGCGACGAGCGCCACGCGCGGGCGGCGCACGACGGAGAGCCTCGTGCAGCCGACCGATGCGAGCACCGCGAGCCCGCTCGGGCCGAGCCGCGTGCCGGCCGCCACGACGACGCGATGCTCGGCGACGTCCTCGCCGCGCGGGCGCACGTTGTGGCGCGCGCCGGGCGCGGGCCGCACGTCGCGATCGTCGCGCACCAGCACCGCGTCGCCGTCGTAGGTCACGTCCTCGACGCGCACGACGGCGTCGGCGCCCGCGGGCACGGGCGCGCCCGTGGCGATGCGGACCGCCTCGCCCGAGTTCAGCGTGCCGCGCCACGCGCCGCCGGCGGGCACCGTGCCGACCACGCGCA encodes:
- a CDS encoding sensor histidine kinase; protein product: MRRARGWWVRRWRVWVASLAVVATLTAVGAAALQQWIAWRTEDALVQRALVRSAAYSARIFDDGIQRQLGDLPLHALSPVLGAPAWGTSAEPLPLAALERHLRTTPMWQTLQRDSVLAIGVVDYRAGQGRRISVRRVGRVADSVDAAAAIAQVMTGSEQWRGLNTTGMSFRGPGARLYNVLWAWQKDARDRPVALVLLVTDAHLRLRTATSVVFRYVPLLPPLDEADTSPERARASWSEPNGRDDTRTFNHRYIAVRLREYAGQRRVFFASPNWNDAWVASSPLRGEHPSLFGALMVEAVVNPELRAYFPESRASRSAQTMLGGILALAAILALASVASLRRRQELAQARELFVSSISHELRTPLTQIRLFTESLLNDRARSPEQAGRWLRVIDREARRLGDLVDNALLHARGLRHDVHLARVPVALEDPLAAMVEATRPFATSRDARVAVDVPPGVRVLGDERALRHVLQNLVDNALKYGPAGQTVRVTAAFDAPGTVDVAVDDEGPGVAIADRRRIWEPFVRLAHDDGATGTGLGLSVVHTLVCAGRGRVRVEDAPGGGARFVVRLPLA
- a CDS encoding class I SAM-dependent methyltransferase, which translates into the protein MSDATLDALDAALDARFDTVTETIRLHDEGARESFDIRRPRSAEALIDEDAFAHDERLPYWADVWPSARVLAAHLLQEGGEGKRLLELGCGSGLVAAAAARAGYEVTASDYYAEALDFTRANVRRAAGVDCETRLVDWRALPADLGHYDRVVASDVLYEKPYAALVARALAHTLRRGGVAYVTDPGRLAAPEFVEQARALGLDVGQPVTRDVEGYGTRQTIRLYRLRRR
- a CDS encoding molybdopterin molybdotransferase MoeA, which codes for MSHPAPRSRLAVAEAITAVLEDVAPLPAERVPLADAHGRVLAEDVVSPVALPPWDNAAMDGIAVLAADVLGARADAPVVLRVVGTVPAGGAWRGTLNSGEAVRIATGAPVPAGADAVVRVEDVTYDGDAVLVRDDRDVRPAPGARHNVRPRGEDVAEHRVVVAAGTRLGPSGLAVLASVGCTRLSVVRRPRVALVASGDELVPLGDVDAVRAGRGIIASNTVALAALVREAGGEPLDMGVAPDRPDALRERLQAALDADSDVLLTTGGISVGDRDHVRDAVAALGGRLRFWRVRMRPGGPVGAGTLPRASHADVPWLGLPGNPVSTVVTFELFARPLLRRLSGDARPFRRAVRVTLREPVDAPAPLTHFLRVTLDAEESGELAARLTGPQGSGLLTSAARADALLVVPEGVTALAAGAPARALLLGEGALDAAALDAATFTEVRA